One Oryza sativa Japonica Group chromosome 8, ASM3414082v1 DNA window includes the following coding sequences:
- the LOC107282040 gene encoding uncharacterized protein, whose product MNHSMRLSMFNDFSKLKFLAIADTRFASTIVMLKMFRAIKENLILMVASEKWNAYREDNQVQAQHVKEKILNDLWWDKVKYIIDFCEPIYSMIRAADTDKPCLHLIYEMWDSMIDKVKKIIYRHEGKELDEQCSFFFHVNEILHFRWAKSTTPLHCLAHSLNPKYYYETWLEEAPNRQAPHMDEEISDMRNKCFRRYFSGDDLRKIKQQFADFSLFGSGFNSFDSIEDRAHMNAKQWWGIYGNSAPEHKKLALKLLGQPTSSSCAERNWSTYGFIHSSMRNNLRPARAEDLVFVHQNMRLLSRRSEEYYSGPSIMWDVAGDRYELFDGGADFLQQAELTLDEPDLERLLEDLGALDIQGDNGPSSTSVPMDEINNQFI is encoded by the exons ATGAATCACTCAATGAGGCTCTCCATGTTCAATGATTTTAGTAAGCTGAAATTTCTTGCCATTGCTGATACTAGATTTGCATCTACTATTGTGATGCTTAAGATGTTTCGTGCTATCAAAGAGAACTTAATCTTGATGGTGGCTAGTGAAAAATGGAATGCCTATAGGGAGGACAATCAAGTTCAAGCACAACATGTCAAGGAGAAGATTTTAAATGATTTATGGTGGGATAAAGTGAAATATATCATTGATTTCTGTGAGCCTATCTACTCTATGATTCGTGCTGCTGACACTGACAAACCATGCCTCCATTTGATCTATGAGATGTGGGATTCCATGATAGATAAGGTGAAAAAAATCATCTATCGTCATGAAGGGAAAGAACTAGATGAGcaatgttcttttttctttcatgtAAATGAGATCTTACACTTCCGATGGGCAAAAAGTACTACCCCCTTGCATTGCTTAGCACATTCACTAAACCCAAA GTACTACTATGAGACTTGGTTGGAGGAGGCTCCAAACCGCCAAGCCCCTCATATGGATGAGGAGATTTCAGATATGAGAAATAAGTGTTTTAGAAGATATTTCTCTGGGGATGACTTGAGAAAGATCAAACAACAATTTGCAGATTTCTCATTGTTTGGCAGTGGGTTTAATTCCTTTGACTCAATTGAGGATAGAGCCCATATGAATGCAAAGCAATGGTGGGGAATCTATGGTAACTCTGCACCTGAGCATAAAAAGTTGGCACTAAAATTACTTGGACAGCCAACATCATCTTCTTGTGCCGAAAGAAACTGGAGCACTTATGGTTTCATCCATAGTTCAATGAGAAACAA tcTTAGGCCTGCACGTGCTGAGGATTTGGTGTTTGTGCACCAAAATATGCGTCTTCTTTCTAGGAGATCTGAAGAATACTACAGTGGCCCATCAATAATGTGGGATGTTGCAGGAGATAGATATGAGTTGTTTGATGGTGGTGCTGATTTTCTTCAACAAGCTGAACTGACACTTGATGAGCCTGACCTTGAGAGACTACTGGAAGATCTTGGTGCATTGGACATACAAGGCGATAACGGGCCTTCATCCACTTCGGTTCCAATGGATGAAATCAACAATCAATTTATCTAG
- the LOC4345260 gene encoding uncharacterized protein — protein MAPLLLLRLLLLAGAATAAAVAADNATATGGSGDGATGNNNNNNNPTICSGEGCQPPPGQPLPIYGYPSPPPPSQPAGPSSHTPPCPPAAVVCCGGGGGGGQYTPQQPYYYAPPAGYVPYYNNSAASPPVLLAHAAVGYYYYVMAAYLLLWLVV, from the coding sequence ATGGCGCCGCTTCTCCTGCTACGCCTCTTGCTTTTGGCAGgtgcggccacggcggcggcggtagcagcGGACAACGCCACGGccacgggcggcagcggcgacggcgccaccgggaacaataataacaataacaatccGACCATATGCAGCGGCGAAGGTTGCCAGCCGCCGCCAGGGCAGCCGCTGCCGATCTACGGCTAcccttcgcctccgccgccgtctcaaCCGGCCGGACCGTCGTCGCACACGCCACCgtgcccgccggcggcggtcgtctgctgcggcggcggcggcggcggcgggcagtaCACGCCGCAGCAGCCGTACTACTACGCGCCCCCTGCCGGCTACGTCCCGTACTACAACAACTCCGCTGCCTCGCCTCCGGTGCTGCTCGCTCATGCGGCCGTTGGTTATTATTATTACGTGATGGCTGCTTATCTCTTACTCTGGCTTGTGGTGTAG
- the LOC4345261 gene encoding fasciclin-like arabinogalactan protein 1, giving the protein MELLLRRLAVVVAVVALTAATAAEGYNITKILGDHPEYSQFNKLLTETRLAGDINRRRTITVLVVANGDMGALSGGHYTLPTLRHILEMHILVDYYGAKKLHQLARGDTASSSMFQESGSAPGTTGYVNITQHRGGRVSFTAEDAADSATPSSFVKSVKEIPYDLAVLQISKPLSSPEAEAPVAPPAPVNLTELLSKKYCKNFAGLLASNADVYSNINATKDNGLTLFCPVDAAVDAFLPKYKNLTAKGKAAILLYHAVPDYYSLQLLKSNSGKVSTLATASVAKKDYSYDVSNDRDSVLLDTKVNSASVTATVKDADPLAVYAISKFLQPKELFKVTEDLAPAPAPEGPKKKTKKKKPSTTSAAAAPSDDSSAADSPDGTPADDVADKAAAAPSVLARWVTAAATVAAALALAA; this is encoded by the exons atggagctgctgctgcggcggctggcggtggtggtggcggtggtggcgttgacggcggcgacggcggcggaggggtaCAACATCACCAAGATCCTCGGGGACCACCCGGAGTACTCGCAGTTCAACAAGCTGCTGACAGAGACGCGGCTGGCCGGCGACAtcaaccgccgccgcaccaTCACGGTGCTGGTGGTGGCCAACGGCGACATGGGCGCGCTCTCCGGCGGCCACTACACCCTCCCCACGCTCCGCCACATCCTCGAGATGCACATCCTCGTCGACTACTACGGCGCCAAGAAGCTCCACCAGCTCGCCCGCGGCgacaccgcctcctcctccatgttCCAG GAGTCCGGGTCGGCCCCCGGCACGACGGGGTACGTGAACATCACGCAGCACCGCGGCGGGCGCGTGTCGTTCACGGCGGAGGACGCGGCGGACAGCGCGACGCCGTCGAGCTTCGTCAAGTCCGTGAAGGAGATCCCCTACGACCTCGCCGTGCTCCAGATCAGCAAGCCGCTGTCCTCCCCTGAGGCGGAGGCGCCCGtggccccgccggcgccggtgaacCTCACCGAGCTCCTGTCCAAGAAGTACTGCAAGAACttcgccggcctcctcgcctCGAACGCCGACGTGTACAGCAACATCAACGCGACCAAGGACAACGGGCTCACGCTCTTCTGCCCCGtggacgccgccgtcgacgccttcCTGCCCAAGTACAAGAACCTGACGGCCAAGGGGAAGGCGGCCATCCTCCTCTACCACGCCGTGCCGGACTACTACTCGCTCCAGCTGCTCAAGTCCAACAGCGGCAAGGTCAGCACGCTCGCCACCGCCAGCGTCGCCAAGAAGGACTACAGCTACGACGTCTCCAACGACCGCGACAGCGTCCTGCTCGACACCAAGGTCAACTCGGCCTCCGTCACCGCCACCGTCAAGGACGCCGACCCGCTCGCCGTCTACGCCATCTCCAAGTTCCTGCAGCCCAAGGAGCTCTTCAAGGTCACCGAGGACCTGGCACCGGCGCCCGCGCCGGAGGGCCCCAAGAAGAAgaccaagaagaagaagccgtccaccacctccgccgctgccgccccctCCGAcgactcctccgccgccgactcgcCCGACGGCACCCCCGCGGACGACGTCGCGgacaaggccgccgccgcgccgtccgtgCTCGCCAGGTGGgttaccgccgccgccacggtcGCCGCGGCGTTGGCGTTGGCAGCTTGA